From a region of the Chrysemys picta bellii isolate R12L10 chromosome 7, ASM1138683v2, whole genome shotgun sequence genome:
- the LOC101947716 gene encoding LOW QUALITY PROTEIN: transmembrane protein 121-like (The sequence of the model RefSeq protein was modified relative to this genomic sequence to represent the inferred CDS: inserted 2 bases in 1 codon): MGDSGTGVRWGQAHRIWGHMVSPDPLPTGKAVQEQHPGLWIREQPTDTXDYPQLEAMAGSGAQTAGQSPSPGLMQGEERGPACSQGGPGCPGAASWPPPVTRLPRSMAPPPPASKPHACMSAVVIVSTMAAVDVYLMELSAGAQRASVLALALAGDLCFLLVLRYVGAWAGAEVRTPRHGYTMALWFLFVFTLEIKLYFIYQGYRADRRTPDPLARRTLTLLLSICIPSLYVVLVATEHLEHVATFRRKEDLRGRLLWVVVDLLDLLEMQASLWEPQWQRLPLWAEGLTFFYCYSLLLVLPCVALGEMDLPAPPRLPLYPLLSLLAVNLATLAIRAADLLLYRDQRVSAIFMAKNLLAIALKGCTALQYHRAGAAGLGELPPGDMPCHTPRRGGMDSTSGPRFTPREF; the protein is encoded by the exons atgGGGGATTCGGGGACTGGGGTGCGATGGGGTCAGGCTCACAGGATCTGGGGACACATGGTAAGCCCcgaccccctccccacaggcAAGGCTGTGCAGGAGCAGCACCCAGGGCTGTGGATTAGGGAGCAGCCAACAGACAC GGACTACCCACAGCTTGAAGCcatggcagggagtggggcacagACAGCCGGACAGAGCCCGAGCCCTGGACTGAtgcagggggaggagcgaggtCCAGCCTGCTCCCAGGGAGGACCAGGATGCCCAG GAGCTGCCAGCTGGCCACCCCCTGTGACCAGGCTCCCCCGCTCCATGGCACCACCGCCCCCTGCCAGCAAGCCACACGCCTGCATGTCAGCGGTGGTGATCGTCTCCACCATGGCAGCAGTCGATGTGTACCTGATGGAGCTGAGCGCTGGAGCGCAGCGGGCCAGCGTGCTGGCCCTGGCACTAGCAGGTGATCTGTGCTTCCTCTTGGTGCTGCGCTACGTGGGGGCATGGGCGGGTGCCGAGGTGCGGACCCCGCGGCATGGCTACACCATGGCACTCTGGTTCCTCTTTGTCTTCACCCTGGAGATCAAGCTATACTTCATCTACCAGGGGTACCGGGCCGACCGGCGCACCCCTGACCCGCTGGCCCGCCGTACCCTGACCCTGCTGCTCTCCATCTGCATCCCCTCCCTTTACGTGGTCCTGGTGGCCACCGAGCACCTGGAGCATGTGGCCACCTTCCGGCGCAAGGAGGACCTGCGCGGCCGGCTTCTCTGGGTGGTGGTGGACCTGCTGGACCTACTGGAGATGCAGGCCAGCCTGTGGGAGCCTCAGTGGCAGAGGCTGCCGCTGTGGGCTGAGGGCCTGACTTTCTTCTACTGCTAcagcctgctgctggtgctgccctGCGTGGCACTGGGCGAGATGGACctgcccgccccaccccgcctcccACTTTACCCGCTGCTCAGCCTGCTGGCTGTCAACCTGGCCACATTGGCCATCCGGGCTGCTGACCTGCTGCTCTACCGCGACCAGcgggtctctgccatcttcaTGGCCAAGAACCTACTGGCCATCGCGCTCAAGGGGTGCACGGCCTTGCAGtaccacagagctggggctgctgggctgggggagctccCCCCTGGGGACATGCCATGTCACACGCCCCGGCGTGGGGGCATGGACAGCACCTCTGGGCCCAGGTTCACCCCCCGGGAGTTCTGA